Proteins from a genomic interval of Fuerstiella sp.:
- a CDS encoding efflux RND transporter permease subunit, with amino-acid sequence MSLPSFSVRNSVLVNMLMLVLLASGFIMAFTLQREMFPESRPDKLLISAVYPGVQPEDVEKAVTIKIEESVRSLEGIEKIEAQVGEGVSFVTLTVSQSVRNVDVLMQEVRNELDAIQDLPDDVEEIRLSKVEPQLPVIAISVFGDGDERSMKRAANQLRDDLLGLPGVSKVQLNGIREDEIYVDVLPDQLLKYDVTFEEIALAIRRANLDISGGRLKGNRSTVAVRTMGEQQSAAGLEDIVIRAETGGRRIQLKDVAELSDAFVDTDLRLEFKGQQAVDVVVFSGQTEDVVEIAAVIKTWFAARNGDSYTGPSLRLCQALSMLGRANLYEIDQQSRSNPFTDEFKYQLHTDIARFVEGRLDLMLRNGRVGLILVLISLNIFLNWRVAWWAAVGLVVSFTGTFAAMFVFGASINLLSMFAMIIVLGIIVDDAIVIGENIYRHVEEGVPPERAAVLGAEEVMWPVIVAVATTIGAFAPLFFIRGQVGDFMAQLPLVVIAALVVSLIEALVILPAHLKHLPASASSQGATAADTAVAGLKNRIMRSWVHGPYESVLRTCLKWRYVTVATSMGACILAGGLLAGGIVKWAFIQEMDSESLICALEMPIGTTSDRVQRELGRLSDFIGADKGLKEEVLNVRTTAGRQYDMTGAGSVGFDDQSHLGQLVIELKPADKRARSSTEILASLRKFCEEQLRGINSVRWEAMNGGPGGRDIQISLSGLSDDRLPGATHDLKRMIAEIEGVYDLDDDFDLGRRELRLKLLDSATPTGVTVGSLGLHVRGALYGQEARRITRNREDVRIMVRYPQEYRTNTWNVEKMWLPGPGLPGQRNWMPMDEIAAAEMGVGYSTITRYQQTRSATITASVDDAVVPGTSTVQKAIQDLVSSRLLPVYPGLKVEFLGEAEEMRKSFGSLRMAFPVALLIIYGMLAGLFKSYTQPLVVMSAIPFGFLGAVVGHWVTGETFTIMSSIGLVALAGILVNDSLVLVDFVNRRMAAGLSALEASVDGARKRLRAILLTTLTTASGLVPLMFEKSFQAKFLIPMAVTLTFGLIFATALTLILVPCLNLIRDDLITQSVQLRIVRGRVLRFFGLGRPDHNAVDDDHASLPSESERTITPM; translated from the coding sequence ATGTCTCTGCCGTCCTTCAGTGTTCGCAATTCTGTACTTGTGAATATGCTGATGCTGGTGCTGCTTGCATCCGGTTTCATCATGGCGTTTACGCTGCAGCGCGAGATGTTTCCGGAGTCGCGTCCTGACAAGCTGCTGATTTCCGCGGTCTATCCTGGCGTTCAGCCCGAAGATGTTGAGAAGGCCGTCACAATCAAAATTGAGGAATCCGTTCGCAGTCTGGAAGGCATCGAGAAGATTGAGGCTCAGGTCGGCGAAGGTGTCAGTTTCGTTACGCTGACGGTTTCTCAGTCCGTGCGGAATGTGGATGTGTTAATGCAGGAGGTACGTAACGAGCTGGATGCGATTCAGGATCTGCCTGATGATGTGGAGGAAATCCGGCTGAGCAAGGTGGAACCTCAACTTCCCGTAATCGCGATTTCGGTCTTTGGCGACGGAGACGAACGATCGATGAAGCGGGCAGCGAATCAGTTACGGGACGACCTGCTTGGGCTGCCGGGTGTCAGCAAAGTCCAGCTGAACGGCATTCGTGAAGACGAGATCTATGTGGATGTCCTTCCGGATCAGTTGTTGAAATACGACGTAACGTTCGAAGAAATCGCGTTGGCAATTCGGCGGGCGAATCTTGACATCAGCGGGGGACGTTTGAAGGGAAATCGCAGTACGGTTGCGGTGCGGACGATGGGAGAACAGCAGAGTGCCGCAGGGCTTGAAGACATCGTGATTCGTGCGGAAACCGGCGGACGTCGTATTCAGCTGAAAGATGTCGCTGAACTTTCAGACGCGTTTGTAGACACCGATCTCAGACTGGAATTTAAAGGCCAGCAGGCAGTTGATGTGGTGGTGTTCAGTGGTCAGACGGAAGATGTGGTTGAGATTGCTGCTGTGATTAAGACCTGGTTTGCTGCTCGAAACGGTGATTCGTACACCGGTCCCTCGCTTCGACTCTGTCAGGCACTGTCCATGCTCGGACGAGCCAATCTTTACGAAATCGATCAACAGTCACGCAGCAACCCTTTTACCGATGAATTTAAGTATCAGCTTCACACAGACATTGCCCGCTTCGTTGAGGGACGTCTGGATCTGATGCTGCGCAACGGAAGAGTGGGACTCATTTTAGTTCTGATTTCGCTGAATATCTTTTTGAACTGGCGTGTGGCCTGGTGGGCCGCCGTGGGACTTGTTGTTTCATTTACCGGAACATTTGCCGCGATGTTCGTATTCGGAGCCTCAATCAATCTGCTGTCCATGTTCGCGATGATCATTGTTTTGGGGATCATCGTGGATGACGCCATCGTGATTGGTGAAAACATCTACCGGCATGTTGAAGAGGGAGTCCCGCCGGAACGGGCGGCGGTACTCGGGGCGGAAGAGGTTATGTGGCCGGTGATTGTTGCTGTGGCTACCACGATCGGAGCCTTTGCCCCGCTGTTCTTTATCAGGGGGCAGGTTGGCGACTTCATGGCCCAGCTTCCTCTGGTGGTGATTGCGGCGCTGGTCGTTTCGCTGATTGAAGCCCTGGTGATCCTGCCGGCGCATCTGAAACATCTTCCTGCCTCGGCTTCCTCTCAGGGGGCAACAGCAGCCGACACTGCTGTTGCCGGTTTAAAAAACCGGATCATGCGGTCATGGGTGCATGGTCCCTACGAATCTGTCCTGCGAACTTGTCTGAAATGGAGATACGTGACTGTTGCGACGTCGATGGGGGCTTGTATTCTGGCCGGCGGGCTGCTGGCCGGAGGTATCGTCAAGTGGGCATTTATCCAGGAGATGGACAGCGAATCACTCATCTGTGCACTGGAAATGCCGATCGGCACAACATCTGATCGGGTTCAGCGGGAATTGGGACGTCTTTCGGATTTTATTGGGGCCGATAAAGGACTGAAGGAAGAGGTCTTAAACGTGCGGACGACTGCGGGCCGCCAGTATGACATGACGGGCGCCGGCTCCGTTGGTTTTGATGACCAAAGCCATTTGGGACAACTGGTGATTGAGCTGAAGCCTGCTGACAAACGTGCGCGATCCAGTACAGAGATCCTGGCTTCTTTAAGAAAATTCTGTGAAGAGCAGTTGCGCGGAATCAATTCTGTGCGCTGGGAAGCGATGAACGGCGGACCGGGAGGTCGTGATATTCAGATCAGTCTGTCCGGTTTGAGTGATGACCGACTTCCCGGAGCCACTCATGATCTCAAACGCATGATCGCAGAAATCGAAGGGGTCTATGATCTTGATGATGATTTTGACCTCGGACGCCGGGAACTTCGGCTCAAACTTCTGGATTCGGCGACGCCGACAGGGGTTACTGTTGGTAGCCTGGGCCTGCACGTTCGCGGCGCTTTATACGGGCAGGAAGCCCGACGAATTACGCGCAATCGCGAAGATGTGCGAATCATGGTGCGGTATCCGCAAGAATATCGCACGAATACCTGGAATGTTGAGAAGATGTGGCTTCCTGGACCCGGATTGCCTGGACAGCGGAACTGGATGCCGATGGACGAAATTGCTGCGGCCGAAATGGGAGTGGGTTACTCAACGATCACTCGGTATCAACAGACGCGATCTGCCACGATTACCGCATCCGTGGACGACGCGGTTGTTCCCGGTACCAGTACAGTACAAAAAGCAATACAGGATCTGGTCAGCAGCCGACTGCTGCCGGTCTATCCGGGTTTGAAGGTAGAATTTCTCGGCGAAGCAGAGGAAATGCGAAAGTCATTTGGTTCGCTGCGGATGGCGTTTCCTGTCGCCCTTCTTATCATTTACGGAATGCTGGCCGGGTTGTTTAAATCGTACACACAGCCGCTGGTCGTGATGTCGGCAATCCCGTTTGGTTTTCTTGGTGCAGTGGTCGGTCACTGGGTGACGGGCGAGACGTTTACCATCATGAGCTCTATTGGACTGGTTGCACTGGCAGGAATTTTGGTCAATGACTCACTTGTGCTGGTTGATTTTGTCAACAGGCGAATGGCTGCCGGACTTTCGGCTCTGGAAGCCAGTGTGGACGGTGCCCGTAAACGGTTGAGAGCAATACTTCTTACAACGTTGACCACCGCATCCGGTCTGGTTCCCTTGATGTTTGAAAAAAGCTTTCAGGCAAAATTTCTGATTCCCATGGCAGTAACGCTTACATTCGGTCTGATTTTTGCCACAGCGCTTACGTTGATTCTTGTCCCGTGCCTGAATCTGATTCGTGATGATCTGATAACACAGTCTGTTCAACTGCGCATCGTTCGAGGTCGGGTTCTGCGATTTTTCGGCTTGGGGCGTCCCGATCACAATGCCGTTGATGACGACCACGCTTCGCTGCCGTCTGAAAGCGAACGCACTATCACACCAATGTGA
- a CDS encoding CBS domain-containing protein: protein MDTSTVTAADIMTTRLYTTTTGARVPDAIELLITHSVSGLPVVDTSGQFAGRFSEGTAIEALELAELEATANCSPLRTVKASDLLHQNLVLRSTIDTFSAATLLLENRVSGAPVIDDQGNLLGVFSEKSATRVFVGLCWEQLPSARVTAWLDRDERRQITEDTRLDEIIDRFRHSEFRRLMVVRNGQLLGQVNRRDALSAANARIDAGLSGAQSELSNANQVMKVGAWMEREIPTISSNADVLTVAQMFIHSSARQLPVVDNMRLAGQISRSDLLRAVERFFPKIQDSANVGQSLYLSSVHSRDEVSALN, encoded by the coding sequence ATGGATACTTCGACGGTGACAGCCGCAGACATTATGACGACTCGTCTGTACACCACGACAACCGGCGCTCGTGTTCCGGACGCAATTGAGCTGCTGATTACTCACAGTGTCTCCGGCCTTCCCGTTGTCGACACATCCGGCCAGTTTGCCGGACGATTTTCGGAAGGAACAGCCATCGAAGCACTGGAACTGGCAGAGTTGGAAGCCACTGCAAACTGTTCACCCCTGCGTACAGTAAAAGCTTCGGACCTGCTCCATCAGAATCTGGTACTCCGATCGACCATCGACACTTTTTCAGCTGCAACCCTGCTGCTCGAAAATCGTGTGTCCGGGGCTCCGGTGATCGACGACCAGGGTAATCTGCTGGGTGTCTTCTCTGAAAAGTCCGCGACTCGTGTATTTGTGGGACTGTGCTGGGAACAGTTGCCATCGGCTCGCGTCACTGCCTGGCTGGATCGAGACGAACGTCGTCAAATCACTGAAGACACGAGACTCGATGAGATCATCGATCGGTTCCGCCATTCTGAGTTTCGAAGGCTGATGGTGGTTCGCAACGGACAGTTGCTGGGACAGGTGAACCGCCGGGATGCCCTCAGCGCCGCTAACGCACGGATCGACGCCGGTCTTTCCGGTGCTCAGTCTGAACTTTCCAATGCAAATCAGGTCATGAAAGTCGGTGCGTGGATGGAACGTGAAATCCCGACGATCAGTTCCAATGCCGATGTGCTCACCGTCGCTCAGATGTTTATCCATTCGTCAGCACGACAACTTCCGGTGGTGGACAATATGAGACTGGCGGGGCAGATCAGCCGCAGTGATTTACTGCGGGCCGTGGAACGATTCTTTCCAAAAATCCAAGACTCAGCAAACGTTGGACAATCGCTTTATCTGAGCTCCGTCCACAGTCGGGATGAAGTGAGTGCGCTGAACTGA
- a CDS encoding WD40 repeat domain-containing protein, which translates to MAIEPALTLRHDNAVYCVAFSSDGSLLATGSLGESIRIWELPSGREKLHLSGHRDAVCALVFRQGDSTLLSASLDKTMRIWDPVSGKLRSTMTGHSQYLTCMAPSPVNATAVSGSHDKNLILWDISAGRQLATLSGHTDFVSCAAFSPDGRFVASGGRDFLIRIWDVQSKQQVRQIGPHPNRIKSLDFSPDGTTIVASDDTSVIRLWNFVSGKVERTFEEHRRPVKTVAFSPDGRQLASGGTDATVLVRETGSGKMLHAFQGHRNTIYSLAWSADAGRLASGAFDRTACVWEL; encoded by the coding sequence GTGGCTATTGAACCGGCTCTTACTCTGCGGCACGACAACGCCGTTTATTGCGTCGCTTTCTCTTCAGACGGCAGTTTGCTGGCGACTGGCAGCCTTGGTGAATCAATCAGGATCTGGGAACTTCCTTCCGGTCGGGAGAAACTGCATTTGAGTGGACACCGCGATGCAGTGTGCGCACTCGTGTTCCGGCAGGGGGATTCGACACTGCTGTCAGCGAGTCTGGATAAGACGATGCGGATCTGGGACCCTGTCTCGGGAAAACTTCGGTCCACAATGACGGGGCATTCTCAGTATTTGACGTGTATGGCCCCATCACCGGTGAATGCCACAGCTGTTTCCGGTTCGCACGACAAAAATCTGATTCTGTGGGACATCTCAGCCGGTCGCCAGCTGGCCACTCTGTCGGGACACACAGATTTTGTCAGCTGTGCAGCGTTTTCTCCCGACGGTCGGTTTGTGGCATCCGGCGGTCGTGATTTTCTGATTCGTATCTGGGACGTTCAGTCAAAACAGCAGGTCCGTCAAATTGGTCCCCATCCAAATCGAATCAAAAGCCTGGATTTTTCACCGGACGGCACCACCATTGTCGCCAGTGATGACACTTCTGTGATTCGACTGTGGAACTTCGTATCCGGTAAAGTCGAACGTACGTTTGAGGAACACCGGCGTCCTGTGAAAACGGTAGCCTTTTCTCCGGACGGCCGGCAACTGGCGTCCGGCGGTACCGACGCAACGGTGCTGGTTCGCGAGACAGGTTCCGGGAAAATGCTGCATGCATTTCAGGGCCACCGAAACACAATCTACAGTCTTGCCTGGTCGGCAGACGCCGGTCGTCTGGCGTCGGGGGCATTCGACCGAACGGCCTGTGTGTGGGAGCTCTGA
- a CDS encoding DUF1501 domain-containing protein, with protein sequence MLTIQGSDLKLCDGVARRSVLQIGALGMGGISLPQLLEAESAAGAGSSHKSVIMVFLTGGPPHQDMVDLKPEAPVEYRGEFSPIRTNVAGVDFCEYMPLLAQRMDQLAVIRSLVGSEGRHSAYQCLHGHPTLNQPPGGWPCFGSAVSKLQGLVNHEVPAAVSLQPKMGNSGWSQPGQPGFAGMRHAPFAANAPGSSHMVLQGITHKTLRDRRSLLRNMESLRRQLHTNDLIDGMGSFYKQAFEILTSGRLVEALDVEKEDPVVRERYGYGSKEPAGYGDAGWLRNEDFLVARRLVEAGARVVTLSFGRWDWHGQPHGTNFDNARDHIPALDRALSALLDDLKERSLDRDTSVVVWGEFGRTPKINPGGGRDHWPQVGCALLAGGGIRTGQVIGATNARAEHATDRPVHFQEIFATLYHNLGINTDHDTIQDLTGRPQYLVDHSLYRALPELV encoded by the coding sequence ATGTTGACGATCCAGGGGTCTGACCTGAAGTTATGCGACGGCGTCGCCAGACGGTCGGTTCTGCAGATTGGTGCGTTGGGAATGGGGGGGATCAGTCTGCCTCAGTTGCTCGAGGCTGAATCAGCAGCCGGTGCGGGCTCGTCACACAAATCTGTCATCATGGTTTTTCTGACAGGGGGACCACCGCATCAGGACATGGTTGACCTGAAGCCGGAGGCTCCCGTTGAATATCGCGGAGAATTTTCTCCGATTCGTACTAATGTGGCCGGAGTTGACTTTTGCGAATATATGCCGTTACTGGCTCAACGCATGGATCAGCTGGCAGTAATTCGGTCACTGGTTGGCTCAGAAGGTCGCCATTCTGCCTATCAGTGCCTGCACGGTCATCCAACACTGAACCAGCCACCAGGAGGATGGCCGTGTTTCGGTTCCGCCGTTTCAAAGCTGCAGGGCCTGGTCAATCATGAAGTGCCGGCCGCTGTGAGTTTGCAGCCTAAGATGGGGAATTCCGGATGGTCACAGCCGGGACAACCTGGTTTCGCAGGCATGCGTCATGCGCCATTTGCTGCCAATGCTCCGGGCAGCAGTCACATGGTTTTGCAGGGAATCACTCACAAGACCCTGCGTGATCGTCGGTCGCTTCTGCGAAACATGGAGTCGTTGCGCAGACAGCTGCACACGAATGACCTGATTGACGGCATGGGGTCTTTTTACAAACAAGCTTTCGAAATCCTCACATCCGGCAGACTGGTGGAAGCCCTGGATGTTGAAAAAGAAGACCCTGTTGTGCGTGAGCGTTATGGTTACGGATCAAAAGAACCGGCCGGTTACGGCGATGCAGGCTGGCTGCGAAATGAGGACTTCCTGGTGGCACGCCGTCTGGTGGAAGCGGGGGCTCGGGTTGTGACACTGTCGTTCGGTCGCTGGGACTGGCATGGTCAGCCGCATGGCACGAACTTTGACAATGCGCGGGATCACATTCCGGCCTTGGATCGGGCTCTCTCCGCGCTTCTGGACGACCTTAAGGAACGTAGTCTTGACCGTGACACTTCGGTTGTTGTCTGGGGCGAATTTGGCCGCACACCAAAGATCAACCCTGGGGGAGGCCGCGATCACTGGCCGCAGGTTGGCTGCGCGTTGCTGGCAGGTGGCGGAATCCGAACCGGTCAGGTGATTGGTGCGACCAACGCGCGAGCAGAACATGCGACAGATCGACCTGTACACTTTCAGGAAATCTTCGCGACCCTGTATCACAACCTCGGAATTAACACCGATCACGATACGATCCAGGACCTGACGGGACGGCCACAGTATCTGGTCGATCATTCGCTGTATCGGGCATTGCCGGAACTGGTTTGA